A stretch of Campylobacter gracilis DNA encodes these proteins:
- a CDS encoding nitrilase-related carbon-nitrogen hydrolase, translating into MKIAILQMDVKVAQNFADCEQNFIRARELINRALKRGADVAVLPEAFNTSFNTAKFKELADTNAAHTKKFLSEISQKNGAVLIGGAINSRQDKIYNSAFVYQNGAKILRYDKIHAFSLARENEIVSGGDKLGICEIKFQNRAVKIGVVICYDLRFCEIFRALALCGAQIVFVIAQFAQSRIEHFITLAKARSIENQIFICAVNGCGDTGQGESFGGNSMLIGPGGEIVARLGKKEAVKIARANLDEILKFRAKMDLLKDMKPEIYKEF; encoded by the coding sequence ATGAAAATCGCTATTTTGCAAATGGATGTGAAAGTAGCTCAAAATTTTGCAGATTGCGAGCAAAATTTTATTCGCGCGCGCGAGCTGATAAACCGCGCGTTAAAACGCGGTGCGGACGTAGCGGTGCTGCCCGAGGCATTTAATACGAGTTTTAATACGGCTAAATTTAAAGAGCTCGCCGATACGAACGCTGCTCATACGAAAAAATTTTTAAGCGAAATTTCGCAAAAAAACGGCGCCGTTTTGATTGGCGGAGCGATAAATTCTAGGCAAGATAAAATTTACAATTCCGCTTTCGTCTATCAAAACGGAGCCAAAATTTTACGCTACGACAAGATCCATGCCTTTTCGCTCGCTCGCGAAAACGAGATCGTAAGCGGCGGCGATAAGCTAGGCATTTGCGAGATAAAATTTCAAAATCGCGCGGTCAAAATCGGCGTCGTGATCTGCTATGATCTGCGCTTTTGTGAAATTTTTCGTGCCTTAGCGCTTTGCGGCGCGCAGATAGTTTTTGTGATCGCGCAGTTTGCGCAAAGCCGCATAGAGCATTTTATCACGCTCGCTAAGGCCCGCTCGATCGAAAATCAAATTTTTATCTGCGCAGTAAACGGCTGCGGCGATACGGGGCAGGGCGAGAGTTTCGGCGGAAATTCCATGCTGATCGGTCCGGGCGGTGAGATCGTCGCGCGCCTAGGCAAAAAAGAGGCCGTGAAGATTGCTCGAGCGAATTTAGATGAAATTTTAAAATTTCGCGCTAAAATGGATCTTTTAAAAGATATGAAACCTGAAATTTATAAGGAGTTTTGA